The following is a genomic window from Alkaliphilus sp. B6464.
CTAAAAATACTGCAATCCATTATAAAGATGTAAAAATTAATATTGTAGATACACCGGGCCATGCTGATTTTGGTGGAGAAGTAGAACGTATTATGAACATGGTTGATGGAGTACTTCTGCTTGTAGATGCATCTGAAGGTCCTATGCCGCAAACTAGATTTGTACTGCAAAAAGCTTTAAAAACAGGCTTAAGGCCGATAGTTGTAGTAAATAAAATAGATAGACCCGAAGCTAGACCTACAGAAGTTATTGATGAAGTTTTAGATCTATTTATAGAGTTGGAAGCGGACGATGATCAGTTAGAATTTCCAGTAGTATATGCTTCAGGAAAAAGTGGGTATGCAAAATTAAATATTGAGGATGAAGGAGAGAACATGATCCCACTATTCGACAGTATTTTAGAACATATTCCTTGTCCTGAAGGAGACGAAAATGGCGGACTTCAACTTTTAATAACATCTATTGATTATGATAAGTATATTGGTAGAATAGGAATTGGTAAGATAACTAGAGGAACAATTAATAGAGGGCAAGGTGCCGTTTTAGTTAGGTCAAATGATAAGCAAGTTAACGTTAAAATTAGTAATTTATACACATATGAAGGTTTAAATAGAGTTGAGTCCGAGAAAGCTACTGTTGGAGAGATTATAGCAGTATCTGGTATTACTGATATAAATATAGGAGAGACTCTTTGCTCTACAGATAAAGTAGAAGCTTTACCTTCAGTTAAAATTGATGATCCAACGATTTCCATGAACATTATGGTAAATGATAGCCCATTTGCAGGTAGAGAAGGAGATTATGTAACAAGCAGACATCTAAAAGATAGACTTGAAAGAGAACTATTATCAAATGTCGCTATGAAAATGGAGGAAATTTCTTCAGATTGCTTTAAGATTCTTGGTAGAGGAGAATTGCATATATCAATTTTAATTGAAACTATGCGTAGAGAAGGTTATGAATTCGCAGTTTCAAGACCGGAAGTAATTATGAAGAAAACGGAAGAAGGACTATTAGAGCCGATAGAAATATTATATGTCGAGGTTCCAGAGGAGTCTTCAAGTGTTGTTATTGAAAAAATAAGTATAAGAAAAGGTGAAATGTTAAACATGGAGCCAACGGGTACAGGTATAATGAAGCTTCAATTCAGAATCCCTGCTAGAGGTTTAATTGGATATAGATCAGAGTTCTTAACAGATACAAAGGGATATGGAATCTTCCATCATTTATTTGATGGCTATGATAAATATAAAGGGGAAATTCGTGCTAGAAATAGAGGATCTCTTATTGCTTTTGAAAGTGGAACAGCTGCAGGATATGGTATTAGCGGTGCTCAGGAAAGAGGGAAGATGTTTATTAGTCCTGGTACAGATGTATATGAAGGTATGATAGTTGGGGAAAGCTCAAGACTAGAAGATATAGCGGTAAATGTATGCAAGAAAAAGCAATTAACTAATATGCGTGCATCAGGTTCAGAAGACTCATTAAGACTTACACCACCTATTATATTTTCATTAGAGCAATCCTTAGAATTTATTGCTGACGATGAATTAGTAGAAATTACTCCTAAAAGTATTAGACTTCGTAAAAAAATCTTAGACAAAAACTCACGACAAAAGTCTCAAAAGAAATAATAATAAAAAACTATTAATTGAAATCTGTATAAAAAATGAATCCTATTCATAGGGTTCGTTTTTTATTTTTAGTAACATAGAATAATAGCAGTTTAAATTCCAAAAGCTATACATACATATTAAAATCCTATTTAATTAAATATTTTTATTAATATAGAAATGTTAGGAGGAATCTGTATGAAAATTGAAGGTTATTTTGATAACTTAAAAAATGCAAATGAGGCAGTTAATTTGCTTAAAGAATCAGGTTTAAACAATGCTTCTTTAGATTTAAATGATAATTTCCCTGATAGAAATGTAGAAAGAAATATTGCTGGAACAGAAACAGCACCAAATCTTTCAAATTTAGTCTTAGGCTCAGGAAATTTAGGATTTACAGATAGCACAAAAGCCCCGTTACTTGCAGCTAGTCCTATGGTAAGTGGTATGGCAGGATTCGAAGAGATTGCCGGTTACAATTATAAAGTGGTTGCAGAAATCAGTGATGAAGAAGTAGAACAGGCAAAAAAAATATTCCATCAGTTTGGAGGCAGTATTACGGGTATTAATAATTAGTAAGTAGTATATAAAGGTGCCATTAATCATAGTAGGCACCTTTTATATGTAAATTTTCAACTAAGATTTATCTAATTTCAGACGATTATTGAGAAAAAATCAATAATATCAATAGGTTTATATGGAAAATAGTTGAATAAAATATAAAAATATAATATGATACAATGAAAAAGATTAATTAATTTTAACTAATATTAACAATAATTTTAATGTTAATAATAAAAAATTCATTTTAAAAGTAACGAGGTGGATCTAATGAATGAAAGAAGTTTGAGGGTTTTGGAATACACAAAGATAATTGAAGGACTTGAAGAAAAATGTACTTCTACTTTAGGAAAAGAAAAGGTACAAGAACTTCGACCTATAGTGGATTTTAATAAAATTATAAAATGGCAAAATGAGACCAGTGAGGCACAAAGCATATTAATACAGCGCGGTAACGTGCCTTTAGGAGGAATAAACGATGTTTTGCAATATGTTAGAAGGACAGAAATTGGTTCCTATTTGGACCCTGGCCAACTATTGCATTTAAAGGATACTTTAGCTGTAGCTAGGAGACTTAAAACATTTTTGAAGGAAGATAATAGAGAGATTAAATATCCTATTATTCAAGGATTAGCACAAAGTCTTACTTCATTAAAGGAAATTGAAGATAAAATAGAGTTATGCATTGTTAGTGATGTAGAAATATCAGACAATGCAAGTTCTGAACTTAAATATATACGTAGACAAATTGCTTCTAAAAATGATGCGGTTAGAAATAAACTAAATAGTATTATCACTTCATCATCTAACCAAAAATATTTACAGGATGCTATTATTACAATGAGGCAGGACCGTTATGTAGTACCTGTAAAGCAGGAGCATAGAGGAAGTATACCTGGACTAGTTCATGATCAATCCTCCAGTGGAGCTACATTATTTATTGAACCTATGGCTGTGGTGGAGCTTAACAATCAGTTAAAGGAATTAAAAATTAAAGAACGGGTTGAAATAGAAAGAATTTTAATGGAAATTGCTGCAATGATAGCTGAAAGAGCTGAGGATATAAGGTCTAATCAAAACATTTTAAAAGAACTAGACTTTATTTTTGCTAAAGGTAAACTTTCTATTGAGATGAAGGCCGTTGAACCTGAATTAAATACAAATGGGGAAATAATGATAAAAAATGGTAGACATCCTTTGCTAAAGGCTAGCGAAGTAGTGCCTAATAGTATTTGGCTTGGAGAGGACTTCCATATACTTGTTATTACTGGACCCAATACAGGGGGAAAGACAGTAACTTTGAAAACATTAGGATTACTAACTCTAATGGCACAAAGTGGATTACATGTTCCAGCGGATTATGGTACTAAGCTAGCTATTTTTGAACAGGTTTTTGCTGATATTGGAGATGAGCAAAGTATAGAACAAAGCTTAAGTACATTTTCCTCTCATATGACTAATATTGTTGGCATAATGGAAAATGTGACCAGAAATTCTCTAGTGCTATTTGACGAGTTAGGTGCAGGTACAGACCCAACGGAAGGTGCCGCCCTTGCTATGGCAATTTTGAATCATTTAAGAGAAATGAGAGCAACTGCAGTAGCTACTACCCACTATAGTGAATTAAAGCAATATGCTTTATCCAACGAAGGAGTAGAAAATGCTTCTGTTGAATTTGACGTTGAAACTTTGAGTCCAACATATAAGCTTTTAATAGGGGTACCGGGAAAATCTAATGCATTTG
Proteins encoded in this region:
- the typA gene encoding translational GTPase TypA; its protein translation is MKRNDIRNIAIIAHVDHGKTTLVDQMLKKSGTFRSNEVVEERVMDSNTLERERGITILSKNTAIHYKDVKINIVDTPGHADFGGEVERIMNMVDGVLLLVDASEGPMPQTRFVLQKALKTGLRPIVVVNKIDRPEARPTEVIDEVLDLFIELEADDDQLEFPVVYASGKSGYAKLNIEDEGENMIPLFDSILEHIPCPEGDENGGLQLLITSIDYDKYIGRIGIGKITRGTINRGQGAVLVRSNDKQVNVKISNLYTYEGLNRVESEKATVGEIIAVSGITDINIGETLCSTDKVEALPSVKIDDPTISMNIMVNDSPFAGREGDYVTSRHLKDRLERELLSNVAMKMEEISSDCFKILGRGELHISILIETMRREGYEFAVSRPEVIMKKTEEGLLEPIEILYVEVPEESSSVVIEKISIRKGEMLNMEPTGTGIMKLQFRIPARGLIGYRSEFLTDTKGYGIFHHLFDGYDKYKGEIRARNRGSLIAFESGTAAGYGISGAQERGKMFISPGTDVYEGMIVGESSRLEDIAVNVCKKKQLTNMRASGSEDSLRLTPPIIFSLEQSLEFIADDELVEITPKSIRLRKKILDKNSRQKSQKK
- a CDS encoding endonuclease MutS2 — its product is MNERSLRVLEYTKIIEGLEEKCTSTLGKEKVQELRPIVDFNKIIKWQNETSEAQSILIQRGNVPLGGINDVLQYVRRTEIGSYLDPGQLLHLKDTLAVARRLKTFLKEDNREIKYPIIQGLAQSLTSLKEIEDKIELCIVSDVEISDNASSELKYIRRQIASKNDAVRNKLNSIITSSSNQKYLQDAIITMRQDRYVVPVKQEHRGSIPGLVHDQSSSGATLFIEPMAVVELNNQLKELKIKERVEIERILMEIAAMIAERAEDIRSNQNILKELDFIFAKGKLSIEMKAVEPELNTNGEIMIKNGRHPLLKASEVVPNSIWLGEDFHILVITGPNTGGKTVTLKTLGLLTLMAQSGLHVPADYGTKLAIFEQVFADIGDEQSIEQSLSTFSSHMTNIVGIMENVTRNSLVLFDELGAGTDPTEGAALAMAILNHLREMRATAVATTHYSELKQYALSNEGVENASVEFDVETLSPTYKLLIGVPGKSNAFEISRKLGLSDFLIDRAKELLTGEDIHFEDLLQNIERNRTTAEREKDEATRLRMETQKLREEFFDKKQQLQIQREQVIKEAKKEAYKIIKQAKLDADEIVDNLKSLRIELEEKEMNRRIEEAKKGISGKMNKLAEDMGEQLIVKTNKKPPKNLKVGEMVSILSLNQTGYIISPEDENGEVQVQVGIMKVNMHVSNLERTKEEKETRKTGTGKIVKSKAENIKTELDVRGQNLEEAMLEVDKYLDDSYIAGLTHVTIIHGVGTGVLSAGLKQMFKKHKHVKSYREGAYGEGGAGVTIVQLK